From a region of the uncultured Draconibacterium sp. genome:
- the rimO gene encoding 30S ribosomal protein S12 methylthiotransferase RimO, whose translation MAKKRVNVVTMGCSKNLVDSEVLLNQLQKGKFEVLHDSNETNFDAVFVNTCGFIHDAKQESIDMILDYAEAKKRGEIDKLYVMGCLSERYHNDLQAELPEVDKYFGKFDMKAMVEELKVTYAPEYIYERKITTPSHFAYLKISEGCNRSCSFCAIPKMTGRHKSRTIESLVMEARYLAKKGVKELLLIAQDLSYYGIDLYGKNQLAELINGVSKVEGIEWIRLHYLYPTKFPMEILPVMRENPKVCKYLDMPLQHISNRVLKNMLRHVTREETEALIAKIKEEVPEVVIRTTMLVGFPGETEEDFEELKEFVQEQKFGRLGVFPYSDEDGTYAANKFEDNLADEVKQARADEIMEVQQYISAELNQQKVGKEFDVIIDREESEYYVGRTEFDSPEVDGEVYITTDEEIKNGTIVKVKITGAEDYDLYGELI comes from the coding sequence ATGGCGAAGAAAAGGGTAAATGTGGTAACCATGGGATGTTCGAAAAACCTGGTTGATTCGGAGGTTTTACTGAACCAGTTGCAGAAGGGGAAGTTTGAAGTGTTGCACGATTCGAACGAAACCAATTTTGATGCAGTATTTGTAAACACGTGTGGTTTTATTCACGATGCCAAGCAGGAATCGATCGATATGATTCTGGATTATGCTGAAGCTAAAAAACGTGGCGAAATCGACAAGCTTTACGTTATGGGATGTCTCTCGGAGCGTTACCACAATGACCTGCAAGCTGAATTACCCGAAGTAGATAAATACTTTGGTAAGTTCGATATGAAAGCCATGGTGGAAGAGCTAAAAGTTACCTATGCGCCCGAATACATCTATGAGCGTAAAATTACCACGCCATCGCATTTTGCTTACCTGAAAATTTCAGAAGGTTGTAACCGTTCGTGTTCGTTTTGTGCTATTCCCAAAATGACGGGACGACACAAATCACGCACCATCGAAAGCCTTGTTATGGAAGCACGTTACCTGGCTAAAAAAGGAGTAAAAGAACTGTTGCTGATTGCCCAGGACCTTTCGTATTATGGAATTGATCTGTATGGTAAAAACCAGTTGGCTGAACTGATAAATGGAGTATCGAAAGTGGAAGGAATTGAATGGATTCGTTTGCATTATTTGTATCCTACCAAATTCCCGATGGAGATTTTGCCGGTAATGCGCGAAAATCCGAAAGTGTGCAAATACCTCGATATGCCATTGCAGCACATCTCAAACCGCGTATTGAAAAATATGTTACGCCATGTTACCCGCGAAGAAACCGAAGCATTAATTGCAAAAATAAAAGAAGAAGTTCCTGAAGTAGTTATTCGTACTACAATGCTTGTTGGATTTCCGGGTGAAACAGAAGAAGATTTTGAAGAGCTGAAAGAATTTGTGCAGGAGCAGAAATTTGGCCGACTGGGTGTTTTCCCGTATTCGGATGAAGATGGTACTTATGCTGCCAATAAATTTGAAGATAATTTAGCCGACGAAGTAAAACAAGCTCGTGCCGACGAAATCATGGAAGTGCAACAATACATTTCAGCCGAACTCAACCAGCAAAAAGTTGGGAAGGAGTTCGATGTGATTATCGACAGAGAAGAGAGTGAATACTACGTTGGACGTACCGAATTTGATTCGCCTGAAGTAGACGGAGAAGTTTATATAACTACCGACGAGGAAATAAAAAACGGCACCATTGTTAAAGTGAAAATAACCGGTGCCGAAGATTATGACTTGTACGGAGAATTAATTTAG
- a CDS encoding creatininase family protein → MRKVATLLLLTITTFVYAQDLSYRLEELTAPDFVKAVDKSSKTCIIPIGVMEKHGPQLPLGTDLYMSREYSLRAAEQEYTVVFPWYYFSQINEARHQPGTISYSPELIWKVLQETLDELHRNGFEKIIIVNGHGGNNAFLNYFGMAQLSEPRGYSLYWFRPEGNSEVDEKAEALTRKDPYDQHAGNSETSKMLATVPDVVHVDRAKEQSGVDKDRMNKLKYVYTGIWWYASFPNHYGGEAWDANAEAGELWINNTVDQLVEMIQLVKADTVVPALQEQFFKEAADPLKTKQ, encoded by the coding sequence ATGAGAAAAGTTGCAACATTATTGCTTTTAACCATCACTACGTTTGTTTATGCACAGGATTTATCGTACCGCCTGGAAGAATTAACCGCTCCCGATTTTGTTAAAGCTGTTGATAAGAGTTCAAAAACCTGCATTATTCCTATTGGTGTAATGGAGAAACATGGTCCTCAATTACCTCTGGGTACTGATCTGTATATGTCACGTGAATATTCACTTAGGGCGGCAGAACAAGAATATACCGTGGTTTTTCCTTGGTATTATTTTAGCCAGATAAACGAAGCACGTCATCAGCCGGGAACTATTTCGTATTCGCCCGAGCTGATTTGGAAAGTGTTACAGGAAACGTTGGATGAATTACATCGCAACGGTTTCGAAAAAATAATTATCGTAAACGGCCATGGTGGCAATAATGCTTTCCTGAATTATTTTGGAATGGCGCAACTTTCAGAACCGCGTGGTTACTCATTGTATTGGTTTCGTCCGGAAGGCAACTCGGAGGTGGATGAAAAAGCAGAAGCATTGACACGGAAAGATCCTTACGATCAGCATGCGGGCAACAGTGAAACATCAAAAATGTTGGCTACTGTTCCCGATGTGGTGCATGTTGACCGGGCCAAAGAACAATCGGGAGTTGACAAGGACCGGATGAATAAACTAAAATATGTTTATACCGGAATTTGGTGGTATGCCAGTTTCCCGAACCATTATGGGGGAGAAGCCTGGGATGCCAATGCCGAAGCAGGAGAGTTGTGGATCAATAATACCGTAGATCAGTTGGTTGAAATGATTCAACTGGTAAAAGCCGACACTGTGGTACCTGCTTTACAAGAGCAGTTTTTTAAGGAAGCTGCTGACCCGTTGAAGACAAAGCAATAG
- a CDS encoding sugar phosphorylase, whose translation MERRLKFIYKDKYQKSILADLIHLISSYQINSSKGQKWNEKDVVLITYGDSIKTDDEAPLQTLRAFLNEKLNEQLTIVHILPFFPYSSDDGFSVIDFREVNPELGDWSDIEDLTKDYDLMTDLVINHASSKSQWFKNFLKQHGKGKDYFITEGPGTDLSLVTRPRSTPLLTPYETANGTQHVWTTFSADQVDLNFSNPDLLVEMMDILLGYIDKGARIIRLDAIAFLWKVVGTTCLHLPETHEVVKLMRDVAEFINPNTIILTETNVPNKENLSYLGNGDEAHMVYQFSLPPLLLHALHTGNSSYLTTWAKSLPQLDGDKTFFNFTASHDGVGVRPLEGLLPDDEKNTLVENMKGFGGMVNYKSNPDGSQSPYELNITYFDALKGTHKGEDSLQVERFLASQICMMSLAGVPAFYIHSLTATPNYYEGVEKTQHNRTINRRKWQLDELQSFLNSDTPQKKVFESLQQLIQLRKRQAAFHPNAGQEILDFGTDFFALKRKAENQTILVIINLCDEEKEIQTAAGFTFDLISDSIFDSGKLKSYQCLWLIKS comes from the coding sequence ATGGAAAGGCGGCTAAAGTTTATCTATAAGGATAAGTATCAGAAATCAATTCTTGCCGATTTGATACACCTTATTTCGTCGTACCAGATCAACTCTTCAAAAGGCCAGAAATGGAATGAAAAAGATGTGGTTTTGATCACTTATGGCGACAGCATAAAAACGGATGATGAAGCTCCTTTACAAACATTGCGCGCTTTTTTGAACGAAAAGCTGAACGAACAATTAACCATTGTACATATTTTGCCATTTTTCCCCTACAGCAGCGACGATGGATTTTCAGTAATCGATTTCAGAGAGGTGAATCCCGAACTGGGAGACTGGAGCGACATTGAAGACCTGACAAAAGATTACGACCTGATGACTGATTTGGTTATTAATCATGCATCGAGCAAAAGCCAGTGGTTTAAAAACTTTTTAAAGCAGCACGGAAAGGGTAAGGATTATTTTATTACTGAAGGTCCGGGAACAGACCTTTCGCTGGTTACTCGTCCGCGGAGTACACCACTTTTAACGCCTTACGAAACAGCAAATGGCACCCAACATGTTTGGACAACTTTTAGTGCCGATCAGGTGGATTTGAATTTTTCGAATCCCGATCTGTTGGTTGAAATGATGGATATTCTGCTTGGTTACATCGACAAAGGAGCACGTATTATCCGCCTTGATGCGATAGCGTTTTTGTGGAAAGTAGTTGGAACAACCTGTTTACATTTACCGGAAACACACGAAGTGGTAAAATTAATGCGCGATGTTGCCGAATTTATTAATCCGAATACGATAATATTGACCGAAACCAATGTGCCAAACAAAGAAAACCTGAGCTATTTGGGCAATGGCGACGAAGCACATATGGTTTACCAGTTTAGCCTCCCTCCCCTTCTATTGCATGCATTACATACAGGTAATTCAAGTTATTTGACAACCTGGGCAAAAAGCTTACCTCAACTTGACGGAGATAAGACCTTTTTCAATTTTACAGCTTCTCACGATGGTGTTGGTGTTCGTCCACTGGAAGGACTTTTACCCGACGATGAGAAGAATACTTTGGTGGAAAATATGAAAGGATTTGGCGGTATGGTAAACTACAAATCCAATCCTGATGGCAGCCAAAGCCCTTACGAATTGAACATCACCTATTTTGATGCACTTAAAGGTACACACAAGGGCGAAGACAGCCTACAGGTTGAGCGATTTCTGGCTTCGCAGATTTGTATGATGAGTTTGGCAGGCGTTCCGGCATTTTACATTCACAGTTTGACAGCCACGCCAAATTATTACGAAGGCGTTGAAAAAACACAGCACAACCGCACCATAAATCGCCGCAAATGGCAGCTGGATGAGTTGCAGAGTTTTCTAAACAGCGACACGCCACAGAAGAAAGTATTTGAATCGTTGCAACAACTTATTCAGCTAAGAAAAAGACAGGCAGCTTTCCATCCTAATGCCGGCCAGGAAATTCTGGATTTTGGAACTGATTTTTTTGCACTTAAGCGAAAAGCAGAAAATCAAACAATTCTGGTAATTATTAATCTATGCGACGAAGAAAAGGAAATTCAAACTGCGGCTGGATTTACTTTTGATCTGATTTCGGATTCAATTTTTGATTCAGGCAAATTGAAATCATACCAGTGTTTGTGGTTGATTAAAAGCTAA
- a CDS encoding HAD family hydrolase codes for MDSTEQLQPIQTTFCPNLKTDSKEKIKAVIFDIYGTLLISSSGDIDQASLNKENMRAAMEAGEFDLSGCKEGTCGFLLDQLQEQVKKQHEELKTKGHPYPDVDIFKVWKSMFEVAKSKGLVKLSGNELWADTIMVFELLSNRVYPMPGMKEVLLEIKKMGIPIGIVSNAQFYTPIIMNYFLTGEFSTDQHIDLFDEDLSVYSFKELRAKPDTALFNKFIPVLNSKYNIEPSETIFVGNDMLKDVYTATKAGLRTVLFAGDERSLRLREDDPRVKGMFPDFIINDLKQLTKIIG; via the coding sequence TTGGATAGTACAGAACAACTGCAACCCATTCAGACCACTTTTTGCCCCAATTTAAAAACCGATTCGAAAGAAAAAATTAAGGCCGTAATTTTCGATATCTACGGCACCTTGCTAATTTCATCTTCGGGCGATATCGATCAGGCTTCGCTGAACAAAGAGAACATGCGAGCCGCCATGGAAGCCGGAGAATTCGATCTATCGGGTTGCAAGGAAGGTACTTGCGGCTTTCTGCTCGATCAGTTACAGGAGCAGGTAAAAAAGCAACACGAAGAGCTAAAAACCAAAGGTCATCCCTACCCCGATGTCGATATTTTTAAGGTGTGGAAAAGCATGTTTGAAGTGGCTAAGAGCAAAGGATTAGTAAAACTCAGTGGCAACGAATTGTGGGCAGATACCATTATGGTTTTCGAACTGCTAAGCAACCGTGTTTATCCCATGCCGGGAATGAAGGAAGTGTTGCTGGAAATAAAAAAAATGGGCATCCCAATAGGTATTGTTTCCAACGCGCAGTTCTACACACCCATTATCATGAATTATTTTCTGACCGGTGAATTTTCAACCGATCAACATATCGATCTTTTTGACGAAGACCTTTCGGTGTACTCGTTCAAGGAACTACGGGCAAAACCCGATACGGCGTTGTTCAACAAATTTATTCCGGTATTGAATAGCAAATACAATATCGAACCATCGGAAACAATATTTGTGGGCAACGACATGCTGAAAGATGTTTACACGGCCACAAAAGCAGGTTTGCGAACGGTGCTGTTTGCCGGCGACGAACGCTCATTGCGCCTGCGCGAAGACGACCCTCGCGTAAAAGGCATGTTCCCCGATTTTATTATCAACGATTTAAAACAACTTACGAAAATTATAGGATGA